The Sphingopyxis sp. TUF1 genome segment CCTGCTCGCCGCCGCGGGGCGGCGGGAGGGCGAAGCGCCGCTCGACTGGTGGCGCCGCGCCTTTCGGCTCACCTATTCGGTCGAGCTGCGCGCCGAGCGCAGCGGGCGCGCGCAGTCGGTCGTCGATGCCGATCCCGCGCGCTACGATCGTTTCAGCGCCCCGGCGATCGCCGCGGTGCCGGCGCCGGCGCACAGCGGCGGTTGGGCGCGCCGCCGCATCGAAGGCAAGCTGCTCAGCGTCGTGCGCCTTGCCAAAGCCAGCCTGACCTACGCCGGCGGGATTGATTATCTGGCGTGGAAGATCAACCGCCACGCGGGCACCGCGATCGAGATCAAGCCGTGGCAGCGCCGCTGGCCGCTGCTCGCCGCGCTGACGCTGGTGCCGCGGCTGATCAAGGGCGGCGCGATCCGCTAGCGCGGACCGGGATGACGAAGTCGATTGGCGATCATGCTCTTACCGTAAGGAGGCTCCACGTCGTCATTGCGAGGAGCGCAGCGACGAAGCAACCTCAAGCCATCGTCCGGGGTACCACGCAAGCTGGAGATTGCTTCGCTACGCTCGCAATGACGCCTATGGATGCGAGGGGATACGCGCCAAGGCAATTCAGCTCGCCAGCCGCTGTCCCTCCGCCCGGGCCTCGCCGCAGCGCCGGATCGCCTGATCGAGCGCGGAGAGGGTGAAGGGCTTGCGCAGCACGTCATGGTCGCCGAATGAGGCAATCTCGCCGGCATCGCCAGCATATCCGGTGACAAACAGCACCGACAATGCGGGCCAGCGCTGCTTCAGCTTCGCTATCATTTCGGGTCCGGTCAGGCCTGGCATCAGAACATCGGACAGGATCAAATCGAACCCGTTCTCGCCGGCGGCAAGCTGTCGCTCGACAAGCGCTTCGGCCTCCAGCGGGTCGCTGCAGGCGATCGCGCGGTGACCCAGTTCGCTCACGGCGTCGACCGTTGCCGCGAGGACGCGCGCATCATCCTCGACCACCAGGATGCTGAGTGCATCGGCAGGGGCCGTGGACGCGACGACCTCGCCGGGCGCCTCAGCGGCGGCGACTTCCGGCCGCGCCTTGGCAATCGGCATCAGCATCGCCACCCGCGTGCCTTCGCCTTCGGTCGATGTCAGCTGCACTTCGCCCCCCGACTGGCGGCAAAAGGCAAAGACCTGGCTCATGCCCAGCCCGGTTCCCTGGCCCGCGGGCTTGGTCGTGTAAAAGGGGTCGAAAACGCGCTCGAGCACCTCGGGCGACATGCCGCACCCCGTGTCGATCACCTCGACCGCCAACCCGCCCGGCTTCTTCTTGCCATCGCTGCGGCTGCGAATCGTCAGCGACCCGTGGCCGTCCATCGCGTCGCGCGCGTTGACGGCAAGGTTGAGCAGCGCATTTTCGAACTGTTGCCGGTCTATCCAGCACGCGAGCCCCGCGGCGTCGAGGTCGAGCTTCAGCGCGATCCGGTCGCCGATCGTGCGCTCGATCAGCGGCGCAAAGCTGGTAACGCTCTCGTCGATCACGGTCATTTCGGGCCGCGCGGGTTCGGATCGGGCAAAGGTAAGCAGCCGCCGCGTCAGGTCGGCGGCGCGATTCGCGCCGTCGAGCGCGTTCGCCAGGTGGCGCTGCGCCTTGTCGGGTTCGCCCGGCAGCCAGCGCTCGGCAAGTTCCAGCCCGCCGACGACGACCGCAAGCATATTGTTGAAGTCATGCGCAATGCCGCCCGTCAGCTGGCCCACGGCCTCCATCTTCTGCGCCTGACGAAGCTGCGCCTCGGCCGCCTCGCGCTCGATCATTTCGCTGCGCAGCGCGTTGTTGGCCTGCTCCAGCTCCGCGGTCCGCGCCTCGACCGCGGCTTCCAGCTGCATCGCGCGGTCGCTTTCGGCCGCCTGTTCGCGCCGCGCCACCCGCCGCTCGCCTTCGGCACGGATCAGCGAGAAGGTCGCCCCGACTGCCAGGATCGCCGCGGCCGCACCAAGCAGCGAAAAGAGCAGGATCGCCTGATTGAGGCTCGCGCGATCGGCGGCGGCGATGCGGTTGCGTTCGCGCAGCAGTGCGCGCTCGTTGGTGATGATCTGCGTCAGCAGCTTGTCGATCTTGGTCAAGCCGTCGCCCTGGCCCGAGGCATAATATTTGGAAATGGCGGCAACGGTCTGATTGTAGTTGGCGCTGAGCGCTGCGTCGCCGAGCTGCCTGCCGCGGCTGTCCATTTCCTGCGTCAGTTGCTCGACCAGCCCGGCCTGCGCGGGGTTGTCGCGCACATTGCGCTCGAGTTGGGCCAGAAATTGCCGTGCGCGGCCCCATTGCTGTTCATAGATGCGCCCGTCTTCCTTTTGCAGGCCGACGGCGAAACGCCCGAGCGCGGCCTCGGCGCGCGCCAGCGCGGCGTCGACCGAGCGCGTCTGCGCGATGACCTCCAGGCTTTGCGCCTGCCATCCCAGCGAGCGGTCATAATCATCGTTCGCGCGCGCCAGCAGCAGCACGAGTGCGGTCACCACCCCCGCCAGGATGGTTGCCACGCCGATCGTCAGCCAAAAGCGTACCCGCTCGCGCCGCCCCTCGGTTTCGCTGTCATGATCCCGCTCGAACACCGGCGTGTCTTACCGGACAAGCGCCCGGCCGAAAAGTGGCCAGGCCGCCGTCACTTCTCCGCGCGCTCGTTTCGCCGCAAAAAAGAATCCGCTGGTCGGCCTCGGCGCTCGCTTCAACCGATAATCCCGGTGCGTTTACCCGCGCGTTCGAAACGCGACAGGATTTCGCCAACCTGGTCCGCCGAATGTTCGGCGCACAGCGAACAGCGAAGCAGGGTCATGCCCGCGGGGGTTGCGGGCGGGCGCGCGAGGTTGACGTACAGCCCTTCTTCCAGCAGCGCCTCCCACATCATCGCGCCGCGTTCGAGGTCGGGCATGATGACCGCGATAATCGCCGACTGGGGCTCTTCGGTGCCCAGCGTGAAGCCCAGATCTCTCAGCCCCTTGTGCAGCCTTTTCGAATTTTCCCACAGATGCGCGCGCTTGTTCGACCCGTGCATCAGCTTGCGGATGCTCGTCGCGGCGGTCGCGACGACGCTCGGCGGCAGCGACGCGGTGAACACATAGGGGCGGCAAACGAGGCGCAGGATTTCGAACTTCGGGTGGTTCGACACACAGAAACCGCCGACGGTGCCCACGCTCTTGCTGAACGTGCCGATGATGAAATCGACGTCGTCGATGACGCCCTGCGCCTCGGCGACGCCGCGGCCGTGCTCGCCGATGAAGCCCATCGAATGCGCTTCGTCGACAAGGACCATCGCGCCATTTTCCTTGGACACGCGGACCATCTCTTTCAGCGGCGCAACGTCGCCGAGCATCGAATAGACGCCCTCGAGCACGACGAGCTTGCCCGCCTCGGGCGGCAGGCGCTTCAGGCGCTTTTCAAGCGCCTCGACATCATTGTGGCGGAATGCGACGATTTCGGCGTCGCCCATCTTGCACCCGTCATAGATCGACGCATGGCTGTCGATGTCGAGGATGACATAGTCGCCCTTGCCCGCGATCGTCGAAATGATGCCAAGGTTCGCCTGGTATCCGGTCGAAAACACCATGGCATGATCCATGGCGTAAAATTCCTTGAGCGCGTCCTCGCACGCCTTGTGCCCCTGATAGGTGCCGTTGAGCACGCGGCTGCCCGTCGTGCCGCT includes the following:
- the spt gene encoding serine palmitoyltransferase gives rise to the protein MTDLFSKFDPLIQQREALLSTGVTDPFSLVMEKVLSPTVAICNGRETILLGTYNYMGMTFDDDVIAAGKDALDKFGSGTTGSRVLNGTYQGHKACEDALKEFYAMDHAMVFSTGYQANLGIISTIAGKGDYVILDIDSHASIYDGCKMGDAEIVAFRHNDVEALEKRLKRLPPEAGKLVVLEGVYSMLGDVAPLKEMVRVSKENGAMVLVDEAHSMGFIGEHGRGVAEAQGVIDDVDFIIGTFSKSVGTVGGFCVSNHPKFEILRLVCRPYVFTASLPPSVVATAATSIRKLMHGSNKRAHLWENSKRLHKGLRDLGFTLGTEEPQSAIIAVIMPDLERGAMMWEALLEEGLYVNLARPPATPAGMTLLRCSLCAEHSADQVGEILSRFERAGKRTGIIG
- a CDS encoding ATP-binding protein → MFERDHDSETEGRRERVRFWLTIGVATILAGVVTALVLLLARANDDYDRSLGWQAQSLEVIAQTRSVDAALARAEAALGRFAVGLQKEDGRIYEQQWGRARQFLAQLERNVRDNPAQAGLVEQLTQEMDSRGRQLGDAALSANYNQTVAAISKYYASGQGDGLTKIDKLLTQIITNERALLRERNRIAAADRASLNQAILLFSLLGAAAAILAVGATFSLIRAEGERRVARREQAAESDRAMQLEAAVEARTAELEQANNALRSEMIEREAAEAQLRQAQKMEAVGQLTGGIAHDFNNMLAVVVGGLELAERWLPGEPDKAQRHLANALDGANRAADLTRRLLTFARSEPARPEMTVIDESVTSFAPLIERTIGDRIALKLDLDAAGLACWIDRQQFENALLNLAVNARDAMDGHGSLTIRSRSDGKKKPGGLAVEVIDTGCGMSPEVLERVFDPFYTTKPAGQGTGLGMSQVFAFCRQSGGEVQLTSTEGEGTRVAMLMPIAKARPEVAAAEAPGEVVASTAPADALSILVVEDDARVLAATVDAVSELGHRAIACSDPLEAEALVERQLAAGENGFDLILSDVLMPGLTGPEMIAKLKQRWPALSVLFVTGYAGDAGEIASFGDHDVLRKPFTLSALDQAIRRCGEARAEGQRLAS